In Dromaius novaehollandiae isolate bDroNov1 chromosome 14, bDroNov1.hap1, whole genome shotgun sequence, a genomic segment contains:
- the NDUFB10 gene encoding NADH dehydrogenase [ubiquinone] 1 beta subcomplex subunit 10 has product MPEDRDWEVYKAPPTRTPVLEKDTSLSNPVHLFQAAFSYVLDRPITFVREWIERQQAKNKFYYYHQQFRRVPDLSECMEGDYLCFFEAEAQWRRDRMVDQEIVAIVRERFGACQQREGPNQFQNCAKEMEQLVQVTKAYQDKYGELGAHGNARTCLMKQKHRMMEERKAQENADQ; this is encoded by the exons atgccggaAGACAGGGACTGGGAGGTGTACAAGGCGCCGCCGACCCGCACCCCCGTCCTGGAGAAGGACACGTCGCTGTCCAACCCGGTGCACCTCTTCCAGGCCGCTTTCAGCTATGTCCTCGACAGGCCCATCACCTTCGTGCGAG AGTGGATCGAGCGTCAGCAAGCCAAGAACAAATTCTACTACTACCACCAGCAGTTTCGCCGCGTGCCCGACCTGAGCGAGTGCATGGAGGGCGACTACCTCTGCTTCTTTGAGGCAGAAGCACAGTGGAGGAGGGATAG GATGGTGGATCAGGAAATTGTGGCGATCGTCCGGGAAAGGTTTGGCGCGTGCCAGCAGAGGGAAGGACCGAATCAGTTTCAGAACTGTGCAAAGGAGATGGAGCAGCTGGTTCAAGTCACCAAAGCCTATCAGGACAAAT atGGTGAGCTTGGTGCCCATGGAAATGCAAGGACATGTTTGATGAAGCAGAAGCACAGGATgatggaagaaaggaaggcacaagaaAATGCAGATCAGTAG